One genomic region from Terasakiella sp. SH-1 encodes:
- a CDS encoding AbrB family transcriptional regulator, with protein sequence MPLAWLLGAMTICLIATFAGMKLSKPGAITLAMRAILGVAVGSAFTPELNERLIGLSFSLAFLLPYCLITALCGYYFFKKIGRFDRPTAFYSAMPGGFQDMVAFGEEAGAKLQPLALVHATRIIILVFTLPFLVSWIEGFSVDRNAPYTWPAHQDLAILFACGAGGWFIAKMLRISGAAIVGPMIASGIVHYLGITEATAPRLFMELAQLIIGVHIGCQYQGMKLKEMGYVMALSLAYLCVLGIITVFFVFCASFFATADPIAALLAFSPGGQAEMNLIAFAMDIDMTYVALHHLIRMVIVIVGAQVMFKLLTSFIK encoded by the coding sequence GTGCCGCTGGCATGGCTTTTAGGGGCAATGACCATCTGCCTGATTGCCACTTTTGCAGGAATGAAACTAAGCAAACCCGGCGCCATCACCCTTGCCATGCGCGCCATTTTAGGCGTTGCTGTGGGCAGTGCCTTCACACCAGAACTGAATGAGCGCCTGATCGGGCTATCTTTCAGTCTGGCTTTCTTGTTGCCTTATTGCCTGATCACAGCCTTATGTGGCTATTATTTTTTCAAAAAAATCGGCCGATTTGATAGGCCAACCGCCTTTTATTCTGCCATGCCCGGCGGCTTTCAGGATATGGTGGCCTTTGGTGAAGAGGCCGGGGCAAAACTCCAGCCCCTTGCCCTTGTCCATGCCACCCGCATTATCATACTTGTCTTCACCCTGCCCTTTTTAGTCAGCTGGATTGAAGGTTTTTCCGTTGATCGAAACGCCCCTTATACCTGGCCTGCCCATCAGGATTTAGCCATCCTGTTTGCCTGCGGTGCGGGCGGCTGGTTTATTGCCAAAATGCTACGTATCAGCGGGGCGGCCATCGTCGGCCCCATGATTGCCAGCGGTATTGTCCATTATCTTGGCATCACCGAGGCAACAGCCCCCCGGCTTTTCATGGAACTGGCCCAGCTTATCATCGGTGTCCATATCGGCTGTCAATATCAAGGCATGAAGCTGAAAGAAATGGGCTATGTCATGGCCTTGTCTTTGGCGTATTTATGTGTACTGGGCATTATTACGGTCTTTTTTGTTTTCTGTGCCTCTTTTTTTGCTACAGCCGATCCAATCGCCGCTCTTCTGGCCTTTTCACCGGGGGGACAGGCCGAAATGAACCTGATTGCCTTTGCCATGGATATAGATATGACCTACGTCGCCCTGCATCACCTGATACGTATGGTCATTGTCATTGTTGGTGCCCAAGTGATGTTTAAACTCCTGACATCTTTTATCAAATAA
- a CDS encoding tripartite tricarboxylate transporter substrate-binding protein, translating into MFPKTFKKFSMMLAGIAGAATIAGAAEAADFSGKRIEWIIPFKEGGGSDRWARFYAPLLSEALPGKPVVVVKNVPGGGSTKGANQFAMRAKTDGTQILGTSGSTQFPYLLGDKRVQYDYKDWNVVLASATGGVFYVNPKLGVTSAKDIGKLRSQDLKYGSQRATSLDLIPILSMKMLDIDVKVVFGMKGRGAGRLAFERGEVNTDYQTSSAYLKKSMPLVKEGKAVPLMAWGALDENGHVVRDPNFPNLPSFPEVYEMVHGEKPSGEEWDAWKAFFTAGFPGQKMVFLPKGASQDVIDTYTEAFRKIVTAPDFAQKAQKTLGTYPQSTGKDAQAVKDIATTVPAKAQNFVRGWLTDAYQVKF; encoded by the coding sequence ATGTTTCCGAAGACGTTTAAAAAGTTTTCTATGATGCTAGCAGGTATCGCTGGCGCTGCAACAATCGCAGGGGCGGCTGAGGCTGCTGATTTTTCCGGCAAGCGTATCGAATGGATCATCCCTTTTAAAGAAGGTGGCGGGTCAGACCGCTGGGCACGTTTTTACGCGCCACTTCTCAGTGAAGCCCTGCCCGGCAAGCCTGTCGTTGTTGTGAAAAATGTCCCAGGTGGTGGGTCGACAAAAGGGGCAAACCAGTTTGCCATGCGTGCCAAGACAGATGGTACACAAATTCTGGGCACATCCGGTTCCACACAGTTCCCTTACCTGTTAGGTGATAAGCGCGTCCAGTATGATTATAAAGACTGGAACGTCGTTCTGGCTTCTGCAACAGGCGGTGTGTTCTACGTAAACCCGAAACTGGGCGTTACATCAGCCAAAGATATCGGCAAACTGCGCAGTCAGGATCTGAAATATGGTTCACAACGCGCAACCTCACTGGATCTGATCCCGATCCTGTCCATGAAAATGCTCGACATTGATGTGAAAGTCGTCTTCGGCATGAAAGGTCGCGGCGCGGGCCGTCTGGCGTTTGAACGCGGCGAAGTCAACACCGATTATCAAACCTCTTCTGCTTACCTGAAAAAATCCATGCCTTTGGTGAAAGAGGGTAAAGCCGTTCCCCTGATGGCATGGGGCGCACTGGATGAAAACGGTCATGTTGTACGTGATCCAAACTTCCCCAACCTGCCAAGCTTCCCTGAAGTCTATGAAATGGTTCATGGTGAAAAGCCATCCGGTGAAGAATGGGATGCGTGGAAAGCCTTTTTCACAGCAGGTTTCCCTGGTCAAAAAATGGTCTTCCTGCCTAAAGGTGCCTCACAAGACGTGATCGACACCTACACAGAAGCCTTCCGCAAAATCGTAACAGCCCCGGATTTTGCACAAAAAGCACAAAAGACATTGGGCACATACCCGCAATCAACGGGTAAAGATGCACAAGCTGTCAAAGATATCGCAACGACTGTACCTGCCAAGGCACAAAACTTTGTACGCGGCTGGCTGACTGACGCTTACCAAGTCAAATTCTAA
- a CDS encoding GntR family transcriptional regulator, which produces MTKDSKENQPRGEVAYQKLLSAIQHGELKPGTRIREVEVAEKFGISRTPVRDAIRRLESDGLLIHIPRQGAVIKKLDHREVIELYEIREVLEGTAARYAARHASELEILELEDLNEIMLKHHDDPVKVAEANKLFHKSLYRSANNRYLIDALNNLANSMALLGGTTLKVDDRTDTAYQEHQEIIAGIREPDAERADRAARNHIRSAQRIRIRLFREAQQDDA; this is translated from the coding sequence ATGACTAAGGATTCCAAGGAAAACCAGCCCCGTGGTGAAGTTGCCTATCAGAAACTTCTCAGCGCGATTCAACATGGGGAACTCAAACCGGGAACACGAATCAGGGAGGTCGAAGTTGCCGAAAAATTCGGAATTAGCCGCACGCCTGTACGTGATGCCATCCGTCGACTGGAAAGTGATGGGCTGCTGATCCATATCCCCCGTCAAGGGGCGGTTATCAAAAAACTTGACCACCGTGAAGTCATCGAACTTTATGAAATTCGTGAAGTGCTGGAAGGCACCGCAGCCCGTTATGCCGCCCGTCATGCCTCCGAACTGGAAATATTGGAACTGGAAGACCTCAATGAAATCATGTTGAAGCATCATGATGACCCGGTCAAAGTGGCCGAAGCCAACAAGCTGTTTCACAAGTCCCTTTATCGGTCTGCCAACAACCGTTATTTGATTGATGCCTTGAATAATCTGGCAAATTCCATGGCCTTACTTGGGGGCACAACATTAAAAGTCGATGACCGCACCGATACGGCCTATCAGGAACATCAAGAAATTATCGCAGGGATCAGAGAACCAGATGCCGAACGTGCCGATCGCGCCGCACGCAACCATATCCGCAGTGCCCAACGCATCCGCATCCGCCTGTTCCGCGAAGCCCAACAGGATGACGCCTGA
- the tcuA gene encoding FAD-dependent tricarballylate dehydrogenase TcuA: MSTDQKEFDVLVAGGGQAGIIAAIVAAEKGARTCVLEGAPRTHRGGNTRHTRNLRPMHVGPLSVLSGTYDEEEYWDDLMRVTKGKTNEHLARMTLRKSTEAVGWLEERGVQFQPPLGGTLHLGRTNAFFMGGGKQLLNALYRHAEKLGIEIHYDAMVEDIEFEDGHFKNVTISDGRIFAAKSFVAAAGGFEANIEWLKEGWGEIAENFLIRGTPYNKGGLLKLLLNNGAQKIGEPDQCHAVAIDGRAPKYDGGICTRVDCVSLGVVVNKNAERFYDEGEDFWPKRYAIWGRLVAGQPDQVAHVIIDDKAIGSFMPPVFPAETADTIPELARKIGLDPTVLETTINDYNAAVQPGEFDHTELDGVHTDGLEVNKTNWARTIDKAPFRAYCLRPGITFTYLGVEVTDQAQMKMADGRLAPNVFAAGEIMAGNVLGQGYLAGIGMTIGNIFGRIAGSEAADHALNR; the protein is encoded by the coding sequence ATGTCTACAGACCAGAAAGAATTTGACGTTCTCGTCGCAGGTGGCGGACAGGCTGGTATCATTGCCGCGATTGTTGCCGCTGAAAAAGGTGCCCGTACCTGTGTGTTGGAAGGGGCACCCAGAACACATCGGGGCGGTAACACCCGTCATACCCGCAACCTTCGCCCCATGCATGTTGGGCCACTGTCGGTTCTCAGCGGAACCTATGATGAAGAGGAATATTGGGATGATTTGATGCGCGTTACCAAGGGCAAGACAAACGAGCATCTGGCTCGTATGACCCTTCGTAAATCGACGGAGGCTGTTGGCTGGCTTGAAGAACGCGGCGTGCAGTTTCAGCCCCCATTGGGGGGAACCCTGCATTTAGGGCGTACCAATGCCTTTTTCATGGGCGGGGGCAAGCAGTTGCTCAATGCGCTCTATCGTCATGCTGAAAAGCTGGGGATCGAAATCCATTATGATGCCATGGTCGAAGATATTGAGTTTGAGGACGGGCATTTCAAGAATGTGACCATTTCTGATGGCCGTATCTTTGCTGCCAAATCTTTTGTGGCCGCAGCCGGTGGTTTTGAAGCCAATATTGAATGGCTGAAAGAAGGCTGGGGGGAGATTGCTGAAAATTTCCTTATTCGCGGTACCCCTTATAACAAAGGCGGGTTGTTGAAGCTTTTGCTGAATAATGGTGCACAAAAAATTGGTGAGCCGGATCAATGTCATGCTGTGGCGATTGATGGGCGTGCGCCTAAATATGACGGTGGCATTTGCACCCGTGTGGATTGCGTATCTCTGGGCGTGGTGGTCAATAAGAATGCAGAACGTTTTTATGATGAAGGTGAAGACTTCTGGCCGAAACGATATGCCATCTGGGGGCGTTTGGTTGCCGGTCAGCCTGACCAGGTGGCCCATGTGATTATTGATGACAAGGCGATTGGCTCTTTCATGCCGCCTGTTTTCCCGGCAGAAACAGCCGATACCATTCCTGAACTCGCCCGCAAAATTGGCCTTGACCCAACAGTCTTAGAGACAACGATTAATGACTATAACGCGGCCGTACAGCCCGGTGAGTTTGATCATACTGAACTGGATGGCGTGCATACAGATGGCCTTGAGGTGAATAAAACCAATTGGGCGCGAACTATTGATAAAGCGCCATTTCGGGCCTACTGCCTGCGTCCGGGAATTACCTTTACCTATCTTGGGGTGGAAGTCACCGATCAGGCACAGATGAAAATGGCTGATGGTCGTCTTGCTCCTAACGTTTTTGCTGCTGGTGAGATTATGGCTGGCAACGTGTTGGGCCAAGGCTATCTGGCCGGAATTGGCATGACGATCGGAAATATTTTTGGAAGAATTGCAGGAAGTGAGGCAGCAGACCATGCGCTTAACAGATAA
- a CDS encoding LysR family transcriptional regulator yields MQSFDIVTLRVFLGVARLGSIGAAARNEHIAASAASRRISDLEHDLDTVLIKRTPTGASLTAAGKTFATHCETLLSQYADIRADLKRFSQGEGGEFRIAAITSVMNGRLPHIVARFKEENPQLTIHLREIFSQEGIRYLREDLADLIVISDTAVTKGFDTVEFDHDPVWVIGQKGHPVFEKRAKMTPVSFADTLDYEHISFHEGGVLDELVAEASRKAGRVPSYKTKVMRFGSLRNCAQAGLGLGFIRESLARPFLKNTDLDGRPLSDEWAKRELICVVPKGQVEAPVIAKFIECMTHYQK; encoded by the coding sequence ATGCAGAGTTTTGATATTGTTACCCTCAGGGTGTTCTTAGGGGTTGCGCGTTTGGGAAGTATCGGCGCTGCGGCCAGAAATGAACATATTGCCGCCTCTGCGGCCTCTCGCCGGATTAGTGATCTGGAACATGATCTGGATACAGTCCTTATAAAGCGTACCCCCACAGGGGCCAGCCTGACAGCGGCGGGGAAGACATTTGCGACCCATTGCGAAACGCTTCTGTCCCAATATGCTGATATTCGTGCTGATCTAAAGCGCTTTTCCCAAGGCGAGGGCGGGGAATTCAGGATTGCGGCCATTACATCGGTTATGAATGGGCGATTGCCTCATATTGTTGCACGGTTCAAGGAAGAAAACCCACAGCTTACGATACATTTGCGTGAAATTTTTTCACAGGAAGGGATCCGTTATCTGCGTGAAGATTTAGCCGATCTTATTGTTATTTCCGATACGGCTGTGACCAAAGGATTTGATACGGTTGAGTTTGACCATGATCCGGTTTGGGTGATCGGCCAGAAAGGCCATCCTGTTTTTGAGAAAAGGGCCAAAATGACCCCGGTCTCCTTTGCTGACACGCTGGATTATGAACATATTTCGTTTCATGAAGGCGGTGTGCTGGATGAATTGGTGGCCGAAGCCAGTCGTAAGGCCGGACGGGTCCCATCTTATAAAACAAAAGTGATGCGTTTTGGCTCGCTTCGAAATTGTGCGCAAGCTGGCCTTGGGCTGGGGTTCATTCGTGAAAGCCTTGCCAGACCTTTTTTGAAAAATACGGATTTGGATGGACGTCCTTTATCTGATGAATGGGCAAAACGGGAACTGATTTGTGTTGTCCCCAAAGGACAGGTCGAAGCCCCTGTAATTGCGAAATTTATAGAATGTATGACCCATTATCAAAAATAA
- a CDS encoding 4-oxalomesaconate tautomerase translates to MTKQRAIPCVLMRGGTSKAPFFKLGDLPQKEERRDAILLAAMGSPDPLQINGVGGAQAVTSKVAMISPSPVEGVDVDYLFAQVSIDQGVVDTSPSCGNILSGVGPFAIEEGLVMPKDGETMVRIRNVNTDSRIDAVIQTPDGQVEYDGEASIDGVPGTAAPIMLRFMGVDGSKTGAILPTGKVKEEINGIEVTCLDVAVPMVMMRATDFGLKGNETKAELDGNADLLEKIEAIRRIAGERMGLGDVTNKVIPKIGLLSQPTQGGAITSRYFVPQNCHPTHAVTGAQCVAVCAVMKGSIAEGFSQVERRDVENIIIEHPSGKIDVELSVTGHNTDMRFNYAGILRTARRLFQGEVLVSEDIWSKH, encoded by the coding sequence ATGACAAAACAACGTGCTATCCCCTGCGTACTTATGCGCGGGGGGACTTCGAAAGCTCCTTTTTTCAAGCTGGGCGACCTGCCCCAAAAAGAAGAACGCCGTGATGCCATCTTACTTGCAGCCATGGGATCGCCAGACCCACTGCAAATCAATGGGGTTGGCGGGGCGCAGGCTGTCACCAGCAAGGTTGCCATGATTTCCCCCTCCCCTGTTGAAGGGGTTGATGTGGATTATCTATTCGCCCAAGTCTCCATTGATCAGGGGGTTGTCGATACCAGTCCTTCCTGTGGCAACATTCTGTCCGGTGTCGGCCCCTTTGCCATTGAAGAAGGGCTGGTGATGCCCAAAGACGGGGAAACCATGGTGCGCATTCGCAATGTCAATACCGACAGCCGCATTGATGCCGTGATCCAAACCCCCGATGGACAAGTTGAATATGATGGGGAGGCATCCATTGACGGTGTACCGGGAACAGCCGCCCCAATCATGTTGCGTTTCATGGGGGTTGATGGTTCAAAAACCGGGGCCATTCTGCCCACAGGTAAAGTCAAGGAAGAAATCAACGGTATTGAGGTCACTTGCCTTGATGTTGCCGTCCCCATGGTGATGATGCGGGCAACCGATTTTGGCCTGAAAGGGAATGAAACCAAGGCAGAACTGGATGGAAATGCCGACCTGCTGGAAAAAATCGAAGCCATTCGCCGGATTGCAGGGGAACGTATGGGACTGGGCGATGTCACCAACAAAGTCATCCCTAAAATTGGCCTCCTGTCACAACCGACACAAGGCGGGGCAATTACCTCGCGCTATTTTGTTCCCCAAAACTGTCACCCGACCCATGCGGTTACAGGGGCACAATGTGTTGCTGTTTGCGCTGTCATGAAAGGCAGTATCGCAGAAGGTTTCAGTCAGGTGGAGCGCCGTGATGTGGAAAACATCATCATTGAGCATCCATCAGGCAAGATTGATGTGGAACTGTCCGTAACCGGTCATAACACTGACATGCGCTTCAATTATGCAGGTATTCTGCGCACAGCACGCCGCCTTTTCCAGGGTGAAGTCCTTGTCTCAGAAGATATCTGGAGCAAACACTGA
- the tcuB gene encoding tricarballylate utilization 4Fe-4S protein TcuB: protein MRLTDKVEEAARVLTICNACRYCEGHCAVFQAMELRLEFNADNLDYMANLCHNCGACYHNCQYAPPHEFNLNVPAAMAELRQENYGIFAWPGFMGKLFANNGLWVSLLSILVIAGFFLMTSMKAGENFMLAHENGFYGVLSHNDLAAIFGLVGGFVALALLMSVIKFWKTMQLGNPLALDWGRVLQGVKDALTLKYLDGGNGQGCSYPNETPSMARRWFHQLTFWGFMLCFAATSVGTVMHYGFAMEAPYDFITLPKILGTLGGLGLLIGPAGLLGIKVGATADVKGKSNKGMDVTFLMLLFFTSLSGLVLMFVSKTVYVGPVLSLHLGIVMTLFLSMPYGKFVHGFYRLIALIAFAVEKQRHKPVVGTE from the coding sequence ATGCGCTTAACAGATAAAGTAGAAGAAGCCGCACGTGTACTAACGATTTGTAATGCGTGTCGCTATTGTGAAGGTCATTGTGCCGTGTTTCAGGCTATGGAACTTCGCCTTGAATTTAATGCCGATAATCTCGATTACATGGCGAACCTGTGTCACAATTGTGGGGCTTGTTATCACAATTGCCAATATGCCCCCCCTCACGAGTTTAACTTGAATGTCCCCGCAGCAATGGCTGAATTGCGCCAGGAAAATTACGGTATTTTTGCATGGCCGGGTTTTATGGGGAAATTGTTTGCCAATAATGGCCTGTGGGTCAGCCTTCTTTCCATTCTGGTTATTGCAGGCTTTTTCCTGATGACGTCTATGAAAGCGGGGGAGAATTTCATGCTGGCCCATGAAAATGGTTTTTATGGTGTTCTTTCCCATAATGATCTGGCCGCAATCTTTGGCCTTGTTGGCGGATTTGTCGCGTTGGCCTTGTTGATGTCTGTGATAAAATTCTGGAAAACCATGCAGCTTGGCAATCCGCTGGCACTGGACTGGGGACGTGTCTTGCAAGGGGTGAAAGATGCCCTGACCTTGAAATACCTGGATGGTGGGAACGGACAAGGCTGTTCTTATCCCAATGAAACCCCATCCATGGCACGGCGTTGGTTCCATCAGTTGACATTCTGGGGATTTATGCTGTGTTTTGCAGCAACCTCTGTGGGGACGGTTATGCACTATGGGTTTGCCATGGAAGCGCCGTATGACTTTATCACCTTGCCCAAAATTCTTGGCACGCTGGGTGGGCTTGGCCTGTTGATTGGTCCGGCAGGATTGTTGGGGATTAAAGTTGGCGCGACTGCTGATGTGAAAGGCAAAAGCAACAAGGGGATGGATGTGACATTTCTGATGCTGTTGTTTTTTACAAGCCTGAGCGGATTGGTTTTGATGTTTGTCAGCAAGACAGTCTATGTCGGTCCGGTTTTGAGTCTTCATCTTGGTATTGTCATGACGCTGTTTTTATCTATGCCTTATGGCAAATTTGTCCATGGCTTTTATCGCCTGATCGCTTTGATCGCATTTGCTGTGGAAAAACAACGTCATAAGCCTGTTGTCGGTACTGAATAA
- a CDS encoding response regulator has product MRILVVEDHADLARSISRSIKQMGHAVDMLDDGELANDVLKTEKYDLLVLDLNLPGMDGLDILKHFRERGGVSPVLILTARAEIEDRVSGLDLGADDYLTKPFEVVELEARVRALLRRHQSKRSTVIEAGPLIFDTNTRAFRAGGDELALTPRERGVLEVLIRTHGNVVPKDQIFEHIFGFDDEADLSAIEIYISRLRKKLKGHEVMIRTIRGIGYMLEAE; this is encoded by the coding sequence ATGAGAATTTTGGTTGTTGAAGATCACGCGGATTTAGCGCGCTCCATTTCCCGTTCCATTAAACAAATGGGCCATGCGGTTGATATGCTGGATGATGGTGAACTTGCCAATGATGTTTTAAAAACGGAAAAATATGATCTGCTGGTCTTGGATTTAAACCTGCCGGGAATGGATGGTCTGGATATTTTAAAGCATTTTCGGGAACGCGGTGGTGTTTCCCCGGTGTTGATTTTAACCGCACGTGCAGAAATCGAAGATCGGGTCAGTGGACTGGACCTTGGGGCTGATGATTATCTGACCAAACCGTTTGAAGTGGTGGAACTGGAAGCTCGCGTTCGTGCTTTGCTTCGTCGCCATCAAAGTAAGCGCAGTACGGTGATTGAAGCAGGCCCTCTTATCTTTGACACCAATACTCGTGCCTTTCGCGCTGGTGGTGATGAACTGGCCCTGACCCCACGAGAGCGCGGTGTGTTGGAGGTTTTGATCCGCACTCATGGCAATGTGGTGCCTAAAGACCAGATTTTTGAACATATTTTCGGTTTTGATGACGAGGCTGATTTATCTGCCATTGAAATTTATATTTCACGTCTGCGCAAAAAGCTTAAAGGTCATGAGGTGATGATCCGCACCATTCGCGGCATTGGCTATATGCTGGAGGCTGAATGA
- a CDS encoding tripartite tricarboxylate transporter permease, producing the protein MLDALMMALTTVASGTHLLYLVGGVLLGLTVGIFPGLGGIVGLSLCLPFLYGMDPISALAMLIGLVAVIPTSDTFTSVLMGIPGSSASQATVLDGFPLAKKGHAARALGAAFTASLFGGLFGAVVLTGFVLIARPVILAFGSAELFMLAVLGLSMVGVLAGNSLSKGLAACGMGLLLGSIGGAPATGEYRMTMDVFYLMDGLKLVIVGLGIFAIPEIIDLARQNRAISKSASLGSGWLDGAKDMIRHKWLCLRCAVAGCLVGALPGLGGSVVDWIAYGHAVQSTKDKSNFGKGEIRGVLAPESANNAKEGGGLIPTLLFGIPGSGSMAVFIGGMILIGMEPGPALVGSELNITYTIVWSLALANVVGAGLCLFLSPAVARLTTIPYSYLAPFMITVICFAAFQATRDLNDLLALLGVSLLGIAMKRFGWPRPAFLIGFVLAGTAETYLYQAIQFYGWEFLSRPGVMIIGGLIALSLWVSMRKKPENPVEEEDEKVSHATNLKPQAIFAGLVVLFFAFGLLDATNQSFLGGVFSGGVSAVMLIFSGIVFYKLATNQVDDPANYDHEHVGEHVGMEDVQSTSHYLFWFVGFIAGIALLGFLPALAIFMSAYLRTKAKASWGRVALLVACTLGGLSALAHIMVLDFPRGYLQHLIELPWPIG; encoded by the coding sequence ATGTTAGACGCTTTAATGATGGCCTTAACGACCGTCGCAAGCGGCACCCATTTACTTTACCTTGTCGGTGGCGTTTTGCTCGGTCTGACCGTAGGCATTTTCCCAGGGTTAGGCGGTATTGTCGGCCTGTCCCTCTGTCTTCCCTTCCTGTACGGAATGGACCCTATTTCCGCCCTTGCCATGTTGATTGGCCTGGTCGCAGTTATCCCGACATCTGATACCTTTACCTCTGTCTTGATGGGTATTCCCGGTTCTTCGGCCTCCCAAGCCACCGTTCTGGATGGCTTTCCACTGGCAAAAAAAGGCCACGCGGCCCGCGCTCTTGGCGCGGCTTTCACAGCATCACTTTTCGGCGGTCTGTTCGGGGCTGTTGTTCTGACAGGTTTTGTCCTGATCGCCCGCCCGGTGATCCTTGCCTTTGGTTCTGCTGAACTCTTCATGCTGGCTGTTCTTGGCCTGTCCATGGTCGGTGTTCTGGCAGGTAACAGCCTGTCAAAAGGTTTAGCGGCCTGTGGCATGGGCTTGTTACTTGGTTCCATCGGTGGTGCCCCTGCCACAGGTGAATACCGCATGACCATGGATGTGTTTTACCTGATGGATGGTCTCAAGCTGGTGATCGTTGGCCTTGGTATCTTTGCGATCCCTGAGATTATCGATCTTGCGCGTCAAAACCGGGCAATTTCCAAGTCTGCCTCTCTTGGGTCTGGCTGGCTTGATGGAGCCAAAGACATGATCCGTCACAAATGGCTGTGCCTGCGTTGTGCCGTTGCGGGCTGTCTTGTCGGTGCCCTGCCCGGCCTTGGTGGTTCCGTTGTGGACTGGATTGCCTATGGTCACGCCGTTCAATCCACCAAAGACAAATCCAACTTTGGTAAAGGTGAAATCCGTGGTGTTCTCGCCCCGGAAAGTGCCAATAACGCCAAAGAAGGCGGTGGCCTGATCCCCACCTTGTTATTTGGGATTCCGGGCTCTGGCTCCATGGCAGTTTTCATTGGCGGCATGATCCTGATCGGTATGGAACCCGGCCCAGCCCTTGTTGGGAGCGAACTGAACATCACCTACACAATCGTTTGGTCTTTGGCCTTGGCAAACGTGGTTGGGGCGGGCCTGTGTCTTTTCCTTTCCCCGGCTGTGGCACGCCTGACAACCATTCCTTATTCCTATCTTGCACCGTTCATGATCACGGTCATTTGTTTTGCCGCTTTTCAGGCCACACGTGACCTGAATGACCTGCTCGCCCTGCTGGGTGTCAGCTTGCTCGGTATCGCGATGAAACGTTTTGGCTGGCCGCGTCCGGCTTTCCTGATCGGTTTCGTTCTGGCAGGTACGGCAGAAACTTATCTCTATCAAGCCATTCAGTTCTATGGTTGGGAATTCCTGAGCCGGCCCGGCGTCATGATCATCGGTGGTTTGATTGCCCTGTCTCTGTGGGTCAGCATGCGCAAGAAACCGGAAAACCCCGTCGAAGAAGAAGACGAAAAAGTATCCCATGCGACAAACCTGAAACCACAAGCGATCTTTGCCGGTCTGGTCGTGCTGTTCTTCGCCTTTGGTTTGCTGGATGCCACCAATCAGTCATTCCTTGGTGGTGTGTTTAGCGGTGGCGTCTCTGCCGTCATGCTGATCTTTAGTGGGATTGTTTTCTACAAACTTGCCACCAATCAGGTCGATGACCCGGCCAACTACGATCACGAACATGTCGGTGAGCATGTCGGCATGGAAGATGTGCAAAGCACCAGCCATTACCTGTTCTGGTTTGTCGGCTTCATCGCCGGGATCGCCCTGCTTGGCTTCCTGCCAGCCCTTGCGATTTTCATGTCCGCCTATCTGCGTACCAAGGCCAAAGCTTCCTGGGGGCGTGTCGCCCTGTTGGTTGCCTGCACATTAGGTGGCCTGAGCGCCCTTGCCCATATCATGGTTCTGGATTTCCCGCGTGGATACCTCCAGCACCTGATCGAACTGCCCTGGCCGATTGGATAA